Proteins co-encoded in one Streptomyces sp. NBC_01283 genomic window:
- the kynU gene encoding kynureninase: protein MSEAGLKEQAAKRDTDDELRAKRGEFVLDDTVYLDGNSLGALPAVVQERVADVISRQWGQLRIRSWDESGWWTAPERIGDRIAPLVGAAPGQIVVGDSTSVNVFKALVAAVRMVRDPDEGRDEIVVDATTFPTDGYIAESAARMTGCRLVPVAPGEVRGVLGPRTAVVLLNHADYRTGRLHDLPGLTAAVHDAGALVVWDLCHTAGALPVGLDAHGVDLAVGCTYKYLNGGPGAPAYLYVRADLQPRFDSPLPGWNSHAEPFGMRPEFEAAEGALRGRVGTPDILSMLALDAALDVWDGVSIEAVRAKSLALTDFFVECVASYVPEGRVEVLTPAAHAERGSQVALRYGDAGDVMRRLVERGVVGDFRAPDVLRFGFTPLYVGFADVERAARVLAETLG, encoded by the coding sequence ATGTCTGAGGCCGGCCTCAAGGAGCAGGCGGCGAAGCGCGACACCGACGACGAACTCCGCGCCAAGCGCGGGGAGTTCGTCCTGGACGACACCGTCTATCTGGACGGGAACTCGCTGGGCGCCCTGCCCGCCGTCGTCCAGGAGCGGGTCGCGGACGTCATCTCACGGCAGTGGGGGCAGTTGCGCATCCGCTCCTGGGACGAGAGCGGCTGGTGGACCGCCCCCGAGCGCATCGGCGACCGCATAGCCCCCCTCGTCGGGGCCGCACCCGGCCAGATCGTGGTCGGCGACTCGACGAGCGTGAACGTCTTCAAGGCCCTGGTGGCCGCCGTGCGCATGGTGCGTGACCCGGACGAGGGGCGGGACGAGATCGTCGTTGACGCGACGACGTTCCCCACGGACGGGTACATCGCCGAGTCCGCCGCGCGGATGACGGGATGCCGTCTCGTGCCGGTGGCGCCCGGCGAGGTGCGCGGCGTCCTCGGCCCGCGCACGGCCGTCGTGCTGCTCAACCACGCCGACTACCGCACCGGGCGCCTGCACGATCTGCCCGGCCTGACGGCGGCCGTGCACGACGCGGGCGCGCTCGTGGTCTGGGACCTGTGCCACACCGCCGGTGCGCTGCCCGTCGGGCTCGACGCGCACGGCGTGGACCTCGCGGTCGGGTGCACCTACAAGTACCTGAACGGGGGTCCGGGCGCACCGGCGTACCTCTACGTACGGGCGGATCTGCAGCCCCGCTTCGACTCCCCGCTGCCGGGCTGGAACTCGCACGCCGAGCCCTTCGGGATGCGGCCGGAGTTCGAGGCGGCGGAGGGTGCGCTGCGGGGGCGGGTCGGTACGCCGGACATCCTGTCGATGCTGGCGCTGGACGCGGCGCTCGACGTGTGGGACGGCGTGTCCATCGAGGCCGTACGGGCCAAGTCCCTCGCGCTGACGGACTTCTTCGTCGAGTGCGTGGCGTCCTACGTCCCCGAGGGCAGGGTCGAGGTGCTCACCCCGGCCGCCCACGCGGAGCGCGGCAGCCAGGTCGCGCTGCGGTATGGCGACGCGGGTGACGTGATGCGACGCCTCGTCGAGCGGGGCGTGGTCGGCGACTTCCGCGCGCCGGACGTACTGCGCTTCGGTTTCACGCCGTTGTACGTCGGCTTCGCCGATGTGGAGCGGGCGGCGCGGGTGCTCGCCGAGACGCTGGGCTGA
- a CDS encoding alpha/beta hydrolase yields MPDDAYAVARDAAEAEAAFSHPAVTPDATAAYGEHPDQVVDFYEPRTATENPAPFVVVLHGGAWRAPYDRQHLTPFADFLARRGFAVANVEYRRGSSIPAQGGEGPVAGRWPETFDDIAAAFDALPALAAELLPTADLRRTVVTGHSAGGHLALWAAARHVLPTGSPWRLDRPAPFRGVVALAPIADFRVAQELGVCSGAALQLLGGDAHFEERLPHADPAALLPTGIATTVVQGRTDIVVPQAVAEAYADAAAKAGEVVGVTLLEEVGHFPLIDPAADACAVVAEEIAQLAF; encoded by the coding sequence ATGCCGGACGACGCCTACGCCGTGGCCCGCGATGCCGCCGAGGCCGAAGCCGCCTTCTCGCACCCCGCGGTGACGCCCGACGCCACCGCCGCGTACGGCGAGCACCCCGACCAGGTGGTCGACTTCTACGAGCCCCGCACCGCCACGGAGAACCCCGCCCCCTTCGTCGTCGTCCTGCACGGCGGAGCCTGGCGCGCCCCGTACGACCGGCAGCACCTCACGCCCTTCGCGGACTTCCTGGCCAGGCGGGGCTTCGCGGTGGCCAACGTCGAGTACCGCCGCGGCAGTTCGATCCCCGCCCAGGGCGGTGAAGGGCCCGTCGCCGGGCGCTGGCCCGAGACCTTCGACGACATCGCCGCCGCCTTCGACGCGCTGCCCGCGCTCGCGGCCGAACTCCTGCCGACGGCCGATCTGCGCCGCACCGTCGTCACCGGTCACTCGGCCGGCGGCCACCTCGCCCTCTGGGCCGCCGCCCGTCACGTGCTGCCCACCGGCTCCCCGTGGCGCCTGGACCGGCCCGCCCCCTTCCGGGGCGTCGTCGCCCTCGCGCCCATCGCGGACTTCCGCGTCGCCCAGGAGCTGGGTGTCTGCTCGGGCGCCGCCCTGCAACTCCTCGGTGGCGACGCGCACTTCGAGGAGCGGCTCCCGCACGCGGACCCGGCGGCCCTGCTGCCCACCGGCATCGCCACGACCGTCGTCCAGGGACGCACCGACATCGTCGTGCCGCAGGCGGTCGCGGAGGCGTACGCCGACGCGGCGGCCAAGGCGGGCGAGGTCGTCGGCGTGACGCTGCTCGAAGAGGTCGGGCACTTCCCGCTGATCGACCCGGCTGCCGACGCCTGCGCGGTGGTGGCGGAGGAGATCGCGCAACTGGCGTTCTGA
- the pyrE gene encoding orotate phosphoribosyltransferase: MTDDVRGALLQQIKDKAVVHGKVTLSSGLEADYYIDLRRITLDGEAAPLVGQVLLDLTADLDFDAVGGLTMGADPVAGAMLHASAARGKRLDAFVVRKAAKAHGMQRRVEGPDIKGRRVLVVEDTSTTGGSPLTAVEAVREAGAEVVGVATIVDRATGAGEKITEGAGVPYLFAYSKDDLGLD, translated from the coding sequence ATGACTGACGACGTACGTGGCGCCCTGCTGCAGCAGATCAAGGACAAGGCCGTGGTGCACGGCAAGGTGACCCTCTCCTCGGGTCTCGAGGCCGACTACTACATCGACCTGCGCCGCATCACCCTCGACGGCGAGGCCGCCCCCCTGGTCGGCCAGGTGCTTCTCGACCTCACCGCCGACCTCGACTTCGACGCCGTGGGCGGCCTCACCATGGGCGCCGACCCCGTCGCCGGCGCGATGCTGCACGCCTCCGCGGCCCGCGGCAAGCGGCTCGACGCCTTCGTCGTGCGCAAGGCCGCCAAGGCGCACGGCATGCAGCGCCGCGTCGAGGGCCCGGACATCAAGGGGCGCCGCGTTCTCGTCGTCGAGGACACCTCCACCACCGGCGGCTCCCCGCTCACCGCCGTCGAGGCCGTGCGCGAGGCCGGTGCCGAGGTGGTCGGCGTCGCGACCATCGTGGACCGGGCCACCGGCGCCGGCGAGAAGATCACCGAGGGCGCCGGGGTGCCGTACCTCTTCGCGTACTCCAAGGACGACCTCGGCCTGGACTAG
- a CDS encoding cytochrome P450, whose amino-acid sequence MDAPFAPWSPEFVADPYPAYARLRAAGRVHYFEPTDQWLVPHHADVSALLRDRRLGRTHLHRFTHEEFGRQAPPPEHEPFHVLNDNGMLDLEAPTHTRIRRLVSKAFTPRTVQQLAPYVEELADRLVRELVDDGGGDLAARVAEPLPVAVIAQMLGIPESDRDQLRPWSADICGMYELSPSEETARRAVRASLEFSAYLRELIAVRREKPGDDLISGLIAAHDEGESLSEQEMISTCVLLLNAGHEATVNATVNGWYALFRNPEQLAALRAAPAALIPTAVEELMRYDTPLQLFERWVLDDIEVDGTVIPRGSEVALLFGSANHDPAVFTAPGELDLARAENPHISFSAGIHYCIGAPLARIELAASLGALLRRAPGLTLATEPERKPNFVIRGLRELVVQV is encoded by the coding sequence ATGGATGCTCCCTTCGCCCCCTGGTCCCCGGAGTTCGTCGCCGACCCCTACCCGGCCTACGCGCGACTGCGGGCCGCCGGGCGGGTCCACTACTTCGAACCCACCGACCAGTGGCTCGTCCCGCACCACGCGGACGTGTCCGCGCTGCTGCGGGACCGGCGGCTCGGGCGGACCCATCTGCACCGCTTCACGCACGAGGAGTTCGGGCGGCAGGCCCCGCCGCCCGAGCACGAGCCGTTCCACGTCCTGAACGACAACGGCATGCTCGACCTGGAGGCGCCCACCCACACCCGCATCCGGCGCCTGGTCTCGAAGGCGTTCACGCCGCGCACCGTCCAGCAACTCGCCCCATATGTAGAGGAGTTGGCCGACCGGCTGGTACGGGAGCTGGTGGACGACGGCGGCGGTGACCTCGCCGCACGCGTCGCCGAGCCGCTGCCGGTGGCGGTGATCGCGCAGATGCTGGGCATCCCGGAGAGCGACCGGGACCAGCTGCGGCCCTGGTCCGCCGACATCTGCGGGATGTACGAGCTGAGCCCCTCCGAGGAGACCGCCCGGCGCGCGGTCCGGGCCTCGCTCGAATTCTCGGCGTATCTTCGTGAACTCATCGCCGTGCGCCGCGAGAAGCCGGGCGACGACCTGATCTCGGGGCTCATCGCCGCACACGACGAAGGGGAGTCACTCAGCGAACAGGAGATGATCTCCACCTGCGTGCTGCTGCTCAACGCGGGGCACGAGGCGACGGTCAACGCCACCGTCAACGGCTGGTACGCCCTCTTCCGCAACCCTGAACAGCTGGCCGCCCTGCGCGCGGCCCCGGCGGCGCTGATCCCCACCGCCGTGGAGGAGCTGATGCGGTACGACACCCCGCTCCAGCTCTTCGAGCGGTGGGTCCTCGACGACATCGAGGTCGACGGCACGGTGATCCCGCGGGGCAGCGAGGTCGCCCTCCTCTTCGGCTCCGCGAACCACGACCCGGCGGTGTTCACCGCTCCCGGCGAACTGGACCTGGCCCGCGCCGAGAACCCGCACATCTCCTTCAGCGCGGGCATCCACTACTGCATCGGCGCACCCCTGGCCCGCATCGAACTGGCCGCCTCGCTCGGGGCGTTGCTCCGCCGGGCGCCCGGCCTGACACTCGCCACCGAGCCGGAGCGCAAGCCGAACTTCGTGATCCGGGGGCTGCGGGAGCTGGTGGTCCAGGTGTAG
- a CDS encoding DUF3151 domain-containing protein: MAIHKDLLGGPPPTHLPDDPEPRELLANGAAPADVAAKYPTSSLAWAQLADEAFERGSVVESYAYARTGYHRGLDSLRRSGWKGHGPVPWEHEPNRGFLRALHGLARAAQSIGEQEEYERCAGFLRDSSQTAADTLG; the protein is encoded by the coding sequence ATGGCCATTCACAAGGATCTGCTCGGGGGACCGCCCCCGACCCACCTGCCCGACGACCCGGAGCCGCGCGAGCTGCTCGCGAACGGCGCGGCGCCCGCCGACGTCGCGGCGAAGTACCCCACCTCCTCGCTCGCCTGGGCGCAGCTCGCCGACGAGGCGTTCGAGCGGGGCAGCGTCGTCGAGTCGTACGCGTACGCCCGTACCGGCTACCACCGCGGCCTCGACTCGCTGCGCCGCAGCGGCTGGAAGGGCCACGGCCCGGTGCCGTGGGAGCACGAGCCGAACCGCGGCTTCCTGCGGGCCCTGCACGGCCTCGCCCGTGCCGCCCAGTCGATCGGTGAGCAGGAGGAGTACGAGCGCTGCGCCGGCTTCCTGCGGGACTCCTCGCAGACCGCGGCGGACACCCTGGGCTGA
- a CDS encoding tryptophan 2,3-dioxygenase family protein — translation MSQEADTPNLDFAGTTPYEDYVQADVLTHLQHLRSDDPGEMVFLVTTQVMELWFTVIVHEWETASHALRRDDIPTAVAALKRSLRELEALNASWRPLAQLTPAQFNSYRSALGEGSGFQSAMYRRMEFLLGDKSASMLVPHRGAPRVHAELEKALQEPSLYDEVLALLARRGHAVPAAVLQRDLTKKYEPSPEVEKVWTDLYAGDESDELARLGETMTDVAELVWRWRNDHLVATRRAMGSKTGTGGSAGVAWLEKRATKNVFPELWTARSHV, via the coding sequence ATGTCCCAAGAGGCGGACACCCCGAACCTCGACTTCGCAGGAACCACCCCGTACGAGGACTACGTCCAGGCGGACGTCCTCACGCATCTCCAGCACCTGCGCTCGGACGACCCGGGCGAGATGGTCTTCCTGGTCACCACCCAGGTGATGGAGCTGTGGTTCACGGTCATCGTGCACGAGTGGGAGACCGCGTCGCACGCCCTGCGCCGCGACGACATCCCCACCGCCGTGGCCGCACTCAAGCGCAGCCTGCGCGAGCTGGAGGCGCTGAACGCCTCCTGGCGCCCGCTCGCCCAGCTCACCCCCGCGCAGTTCAACTCCTACCGTTCCGCGCTCGGCGAGGGATCCGGATTCCAGTCCGCGATGTACCGCCGCATGGAGTTCCTGCTCGGCGACAAGTCCGCGTCGATGCTGGTGCCCCACCGGGGCGCGCCCCGCGTGCACGCGGAGCTGGAGAAGGCACTCCAGGAGCCGAGCCTGTACGACGAGGTCCTCGCCCTGCTCGCCCGCCGCGGCCACGCCGTCCCGGCCGCCGTGCTGCAGCGCGACCTGACCAAGAAGTACGAGCCGTCGCCCGAGGTCGAGAAGGTGTGGACCGACCTCTACGCCGGTGACGAGAGCGATGAACTGGCCCGCCTCGGCGAGACGATGACGGATGTCGCCGAGCTGGTGTGGCGCTGGCGCAACGACCACCTGGTGGCGACCCGGCGCGCGATGGGCTCCAAGACGGGCACCGGCGGCTCCGCCGGTGTGGCGTGGCTGGAGAAGCGCGCGACGAAGAACGTCTTCCCCGAGCTGTGGACTGCGAGGAGCCATGTCTGA
- the fbaA gene encoding class II fructose-bisphosphate aldolase, whose product MPIATPEVYAEMLDRAKAGKFAYPAINVTSTQTLHAALRGFAEAESDGIIQISTGGAEFLGGQYNKDMVTGAVALAEFAHIVAAKYDITVALHTDHCPKDKLDTYVRPLLDVSAERVKAGRDPLFQSHMWDGSAETLADNLAIGQELLAKAAAAKIILEVEITPTGGEEDGVTHEINDELYTTVDDALRTAEALGLGEKGRYLLAASFGNVHGVYKPGNVVLRPELLKDLQEGVGAKYGKPAGSQPFDFVFHGGSGSTAEEIATALENGVVKMNLDTDTQYAFTRPVADHMFKNYDGVLKVDGEVGSKKTYDPRTWGKAAEAGMAKRVTEACANLRSTGTKLK is encoded by the coding sequence ATGCCCATCGCAACTCCCGAGGTCTACGCCGAGATGCTCGACCGGGCGAAGGCAGGCAAGTTCGCCTACCCGGCCATCAACGTGACCTCCACGCAGACCCTGCACGCCGCGCTGCGCGGCTTCGCGGAGGCCGAGAGCGACGGCATCATCCAGATCTCCACCGGTGGTGCGGAGTTCCTGGGCGGCCAGTACAACAAGGACATGGTGACGGGCGCCGTGGCCCTCGCCGAGTTCGCGCACATCGTCGCCGCGAAGTACGACATCACCGTCGCGCTGCACACCGACCACTGCCCCAAGGACAAGCTGGACACCTACGTCCGTCCGCTGCTCGACGTCTCCGCCGAGCGCGTCAAGGCCGGCCGTGACCCGCTCTTCCAGTCGCACATGTGGGACGGCTCCGCCGAGACCCTCGCCGACAACCTGGCCATCGGCCAGGAGCTGCTCGCGAAGGCCGCCGCCGCGAAGATCATCCTTGAGGTGGAGATCACCCCGACCGGTGGCGAGGAGGACGGCGTCACGCACGAGATCAACGACGAGCTCTACACCACCGTCGACGACGCGCTGCGCACCGCCGAGGCCCTCGGCCTGGGCGAGAAGGGCCGCTACCTCCTGGCCGCGTCCTTCGGCAACGTCCACGGCGTCTACAAGCCGGGCAACGTCGTCCTGCGCCCCGAGCTCCTCAAGGACCTCCAGGAGGGCGTCGGCGCGAAGTACGGCAAGCCGGCCGGTTCGCAGCCGTTCGACTTCGTCTTCCACGGCGGCTCCGGCTCCACCGCCGAGGAGATCGCGACGGCCCTGGAGAACGGCGTCGTGAAGATGAACCTCGACACGGACACGCAGTACGCCTTCACGCGTCCCGTCGCGGACCACATGTTCAAGAACTACGACGGCGTCCTGAAGGTCGACGGCGAGGTCGGCTCGAAGAAGACGTACGACCCCCGGACCTGGGGCAAGGCCGCCGAGGCGGGCATGGCCAAGCGTGTCACCGAGGCGTGCGCGAACCTGCGCTCCACGGGCACGAAGCTGAAGTAG
- a CDS encoding aldose 1-epimerase — protein sequence MSSEDVTLTAGDAEVTVQAGNGCRIGSLRVGGTELLRQGERYGCFPMAPWAGRIRDGRFRNGGTVHQMPLNSPPHAIHGFARDAAWRTARAGKSEAAFTYDLTDPWPYEGRVTQIVALTEDSLTLTLGIETYGDSFPAQAGWHPWFNRNLGQEDVRIGFEPAWQEERGEDHLPTGNRIAPTPGPWDDCFGMPDGVDVTLTWPGRLALTVKSREPWVVVYDEQEAAVCVEPQTGPPNGLNTLPRLVTPIDPLEASTTWTWARL from the coding sequence GTGAGTAGCGAAGACGTGACACTGACCGCGGGTGACGCGGAAGTTACCGTGCAGGCGGGGAACGGCTGCCGGATCGGGAGCCTTCGGGTCGGCGGGACGGAGCTGTTGAGGCAGGGCGAGCGCTACGGCTGCTTCCCCATGGCCCCCTGGGCCGGCCGCATCCGTGACGGCAGGTTCCGCAACGGCGGCACGGTCCACCAGATGCCCCTCAACTCCCCGCCGCACGCTATCCACGGCTTCGCGAGGGACGCGGCATGGCGCACCGCCCGCGCGGGCAAGAGCGAGGCGGCGTTCACGTACGACCTGACCGACCCCTGGCCCTACGAAGGCCGCGTCACGCAGATCGTCGCGCTCACCGAGGACTCCCTGACCCTCACGCTCGGCATCGAGACGTACGGCGACTCCTTCCCGGCCCAGGCGGGCTGGCACCCGTGGTTCAACCGGAACCTGGGGCAGGAGGACGTCCGCATCGGCTTCGAGCCCGCGTGGCAGGAGGAGCGGGGCGAGGACCACCTCCCCACCGGCAACCGCATCGCCCCCACCCCCGGCCCCTGGGACGACTGCTTCGGCATGCCCGACGGGGTCGACGTCACCCTCACCTGGCCCGGCCGGCTCGCGCTCACGGTGAAGAGCCGCGAGCCGTGGGTCGTCGTGTACGACGAGCAGGAGGCCGCCGTCTGCGTGGAGCCGCAGACCGGCCCGCCGAACGGCCTGAACACCCTGCCCCGCCTGGTCACCCCCATCGACCCCCTGGAAGCGTCGACGACCTGGACCTGGGCGCGGCTTTAA